In Citrus sinensis cultivar Valencia sweet orange chromosome 2, DVS_A1.0, whole genome shotgun sequence, a single genomic region encodes these proteins:
- the LOC102629656 gene encoding linoleate 13S-lipoxygenase 2-1, chloroplastic-like: MFNPVLVHQTRSIRTILPLSKPFLHGNGNVFRQIQSSPSFKKGPKIRLGSVPSNSVKAMADTAVSNGVTAVVTVRPPINPLTAGGQVIDDVEDLFSKSLQLELVSAKDENKPTISGNAKIKGVVVKDCEVQYEAEFQVPVDFGEIGAILVVNEHALEMYLKDIVLDGLPSGLVTITCESWVQPNTSKDPRIFFTNKSYLPSKTPNGLQKLRYAELVNLRGNGEGERQKADRIYDYDVYNDLGDPDEDEELKRPVLGGKQHPYPRRCRTGRPHCKTDEASEERVPSKSLIPISPYVPRDEEFSAIKETTFVIRGLFGQLRSLIPNLKAEFVDTDGFPNFTEIDKLFREGVKIKDAEFWKSLLPGFVEEIKDIGDFFLRFTSPETFKRDRFFWFRDEEFARETLAGLNPCSIRLITEWPLKSSLDPKIYGPSESAITTEMIESEIKGCTTVKEALNQKKLFILDYHDLFLPYVEQVRELGDRTLYGSRTVFYLNPDGTLRPLAIELTRPPMDGKPQWKQAFTPSSDSTKSWLWKLAKAHVLAHDSGYHQLISHWLRTHCSVEPYAIAAHRQLSAMHPINRLLKPHFRYTMEINSLARQSLINAGGVIESTFLPGKYSMLLSSIIYDKQWRFDHQALPQDLISRGMAAKDPSSPHGLKLTIEDYPFAQDGLDLWDIIKQWVTDYVSHYYPDPSLVESDEELQAWWTEIRTVGHGDKQDETWWPVLNSPKDLIDTITSIVWVASGLHAAVNFGQYEYAAYFPNRPTIARANMPNEDPSDDEWQIFFERPEAALLTTFPNQRQATAVISVLDVLSAHSPDEDYLGKYMEPAWGEDKIIKGAFEKFQGRLMELKGIINLRNADKNLKNRHGAGSLPYELLMPLADKSGVTGKGVPYSISI, translated from the exons ATGTTTAACCCAGTACTGGTTCATCAGACTCGATCTATTAGAACCATATTGCCACTTTCGAAGCCATTTCTTCATGGAAATGGCAATGTTTTTCGCCAAATTCAGTCAAGTCCTTCATTTAAAAAGGGGCCCAAAATTCGACTTGGGTCTGTTCCTAGTAACAGTGTCAAAGCTATGGCAGATACAGCTGTATCAAACGGTGTTACGGCTGTTGTCACTGTGCGACCACCTATCAATCCGCTTACGGCTGGTGGTCAAGTCATTGATGACGTAGAAGATTTGTTCAGTAAATCACTACAATTGGAGCTTGTTAGTGCCAAGGATGAAA ATAAACCCACAATTAGTGGTAATGCAAAAATAAAGGGGGTAGTAGTGAAGGATTGTGAGGTGCAATATGAAGCAGAATTCCAAGTTCCAGTTGATTTTGGAGAAATTGGTGCAATATTAGTGGTAAATGAGCACGCTCTTGAGATGTATTTAAAAGATATAGTTCTTGATGGTTTACCAAGTGGTCTTGTGACCATAACATGTGAATCGTGGGTTCAGCCAAATACTAGCAAAGACCCGAGAATTTTCTTTACTAACAAG TCATACCTGCCGTCAAAAACACCGAATGGATTGCAGAAATTAAGATATGCCGAGCTAGTTAATTTACGGGGCAATGGAGAAGGGGAACGCCAAAAAGCTGATAGAATATATGATTATGATGTCTACAATGATCTTGGAGATCCTGACGAAGATGAAGAATTGAAACGGCCAGTACTCGGTGGAAAACAGCATCCTTATCCTAGACGTTGTAGAACTGGACgcccacattgtaaaactg ACGAAGCGTCGGAGGAAAGAGTGCCAAGCAAAAGTTTGATACCTATTTCGCCTTATGTCCCAAGGGATGAAGAGTTCTCGGCGATAAAGGAAACAACGTTTGTTATAAGGGGATTGTTCGGACAGTTGCGTTCGCTAATACCAAACTTGAAAGCCGAATTTGTCGACACCGATGGGTTCCCAAACTTCACAGAAATAGACAAACTCTTCCGTGAAGgagttaaaattaaagatgcaGAATTTTGGAAATCGTTACTTCCCGgatttgttgaagaaattaaagacaTTGGCGATTTTTTTTTGAGGTTTACGAGTCCTGAAACATTTAAGA GAGACAGATTCTTTTGGTTTAGGGATGAGGAATTTGCTCGGGAAACTTTAGCTGGTCTCAACCCTTGCAGCATACGGTTGATTAcg GAATGGCCGTTGAAAAGCTCACTCGACCCAAAAATCTATGGTCCATCAGAATCAGCAATCACCACAGAAATGATTGAGAGTGAAATTAAAGGCTGTACGACTGTTAAAgag GCTCTAAATCAAAAGAAGCTGTTCATCTTAGATTACCATGACCTATTTCTGCCGTATGTAGAACAAGTGAGAGAGCTCGGAGACAGAACCTTGTATGGATCTCGCACTGTATTCTACTTGAACCCAGATGGCACATTGAGGCCACTAGCCATTGAACTAACTCGGCCTCCAATGGACGGCAAGCCACAATGGAAACAAGCATTTACGCCCTCTAGCGATTCTACTAAAAGCTGGCTTTGGAAGCTAGCCAAAGCTCATGTTCTTGCTCATGATTCTGGCTATCACCAGCTTATCAGTCATTg GTTGAGAACTCATTGTTCTGTGGAACCTTATGCAATTGCAGCCCATCGGCAACTCAGTGCAATGCATCCTATCAATAGATTGTTGAAGCCACATTTCCGATACACAATGGAGATCAATTCTTTAGCTCGACAATCTCTTATTAATGCAGGTGGAGTCATCGAATCCACATTCTTGCCTGGAAAATACAGTATGTTGCTAAGCTCTATTATCTATGACAAGCAATGGCGATTTGACCATCAAGCACTCCCTCAAGACCTTATTAGTAG GGGAATGGCTGCTAAAGATCCAAGTTCTCCACACGGCTTAAAGCTAACAATTGAAGACTACCCTTTTGCTCAGGACGGTCTTGATCTCTGGGATATCATAAAACAATGGGTTACCGACTATGTGAGTCACTACTATCCCGATCCAAGCCTTGTAGAGTCTGATGAAGAGCTCCAAGCTTGGTGGACTGAAATTCGAACTGTCGGACACGGTGACAAGCAGGATGAAACATGGTGGCCTGTCCTCAATAGCCCTAAGGATTTAATTGATACCATCACAAGTATCGTTTGGGTAGCTTCTGGTCTCCATGCAGCTGTGAATTTTGGCCAGTACGAATATGCAGCCTACTTTCCCAATAGGCCAACTATTGCAAGAGCCAACATGCCAAATGAAGATCCATCTGATGATGAATGgcaaattttctttgaaagaCCTGAAGCTGCACTTTTGACTACCTTCCCCAATCAGAGGCAAGCTACTGCAGTAATCAGTGTTCTCGACGTGCTATCGGCTCATTCGCCTGATGAGGATTATTTGGGGAAATACATGGAACCAGCGTGGggtgaagataaaattataaagggTGCCTTCGAAAAGTTTCAGGGCAGGTTGATGGAGCTTAAAGGGATTATTAATTTGAGGAATGCAGATAAGAATTTGAAGAATAGACATGGAGCTGGCAGTCTGCCATATGAGCTCTTGATGCCACTTGCGGACAAATCTGGTGTCACAGGAAAAGGAGTTCCGTACAGCATCTCTATCTAG